TTAAAACACTAATTCTTATACATATATATACAATTATAATCTATTATAATAAAATTAAAAGTCTTATTACTTTCTGTATAATTTTTTGGTATAATAAAACAAATATTAATAATTCTGAAAAAGGCAAATTTGTCGAAAGGCAAAGACGCAAAGCTATGGACCTAAGGGGTAATAACCCTATGGCTGCCAGGTTACCAGGACTCCATATAGGAGCCTCTTGAGCTTTTCAGTATAAAGGAGAGGTTATTATGAAATTTGCAAAAATTTTTTCTATTACTTTATTGATCACAATTCTTATCATACCAACAAGTATAGTTAAAGCAGAAACTATTCAAACCGGTAATTCTATTCCAAATAATGTAGGCTTTTCTACTTGGTTATGGAACACCTCTGAAATAGTAAACAACTCAGAGGATATAATAAACTTTCTAGTAAAGAAAAGAGTTAATACTCTTTATCTTCAAATTGATTATAATTTAGATTATATGTATTACAAAAACTTTATAAGAAAAGCAGCTATGAATAATATAGTTGTAGAAGCTTTAGATGGAGCTCCAACTTGGGTGTCAGATGATGGCGGAATTCTTCAAGGGAGATTTTTCAATTGGCTTAGTAGATATCAAAAAGCTTCATCATTAAACGAAAGATTTAAAGGTGTTCATCTTGATGTAGAACCATATGGAAATGAGGAGTATGCTACAAACCAAAATAAAATAATATCAAAATATCAAGATCTTCTTCTAAGATCAAAAAATGCTTGTAAAAAACTAAATTTAAATCTAGGTATAGATATTCCATTTTGGTTTAATCAGATAAAGTATAATACTAGCTATGGTAATGGAAATCTTGCTGAATGGATATTTAAAAATATAAAGAGTGTTACAATTATGGCATATAGGGACATTGCCACTGGAGATAATGGAATTAATAAAATTGCTGAAGTCGAAATGAACTTGTGTAAAAAATATAATGTAAAAGCAACTATTGCTGTTGAAACTGGAAGCCTACCTGATACTACTTTTGTTACTTTCTTCGAAGAGGGAGAAAGTTATATGTACAACGAATTAAATAGAGTTTACTTAAACTATAATACTAATCCATCCTTTAATGGTTTTGCGGTACATTATTTCGATAGTTGGATAAACATGAAACCTTAATAATTTTAAGCTAAACTTTACTGAAATATACTATAAATTAAATATATTTAAAACTAAAAGCTAAAGCAATTGTATTCGTTGCTTTAGCTTTTATTATTTCTGCATATATTTATCAAAAGATATAATATGGATTACGATACTATATCACCTTTCTTTTCCTTCTTTACAAACTTTGTTTCTGATATAGAATATACTAGAAGTGAAAGCCATATAAATCCAAAGCTTATTAGGTGAACTATAGTAAACTTTTCATGAAATAAAAATATGCCTAATAATAAACTCATAGTAGGAGAAATATACTGAATAAATCCAAGAGTAGAAAGGGGAATTCTCTTAGCACCCTTTGCAAATAAAATTAAAGGTGTTGCTGTAACAATTCCTGAACAAACTAAAAGTATTGTTTGAAAAGCTGTAATATTCCCAAATGCCCCAATCCCATTAATCTGTCTTGTTATTATGTATATTAAGGCGAAGGGTGTAACAAGTGCTGTTTCTATTCCAAGGGAAACCATTGAACCAGCATTAGTAAGCTTTTTTAACAGTCCATATAGAGCAAAGGTAACTGCTAAGGCAATTGAAATCCATGGGACCTTACCATATTGGAATGTTAGAACTAATACTCCTGTTGTTGCCAAAATAAGTGCAGCTATCTGACCCTTTGTAAGCTTTTCCTTCAAAAATATAACTCCAAAAAATACAACTATTAAAGGATTCATATAATAACCAAGGCTAGACTCTACTATGTGATTTGAATTAACAGCCCAAATATATAATCCCCAATTAACAGTTACCATAGCAGCTGAAAGTGATATAAATAATAAGCTTCTTTTATTTTTAATAACCTCTATAAGTTCCTTCAATTGACCATTTCTCATTAATAGTATTCCAACAAATATAAATGCCCAGAATATTCTATTGGCAAGAATCTCAAATGGTGCTACGTTATTTATTGCCTTCCAATATAACGGTAATATACCCCATAAGAGATAGGAAAGTGTAGCATATATTACTCCCATTTTAGTTCTACTAATCATTTATTAACGCTTCCTTTCTGTCTTAAATTAATAAAATGCCCTAATTAATATACTAGCCTATTTTTCTTATTTTTTATATAGATATTAAGAGCCTTATATTATAAATATAAAAAACATTCAATCATATTTTAGTAAGTTAATGATTAAAACTCCTACATGAGAATAAAGTTATTTCAATCTCATATAGGAGCTTTGGCAAGATTCCCACTATTATATTAAAATGTATAGTCATTTAAAATTTAAGGAAACAAATAATTAGCTAATATGTTCATAAATTTATTCTTCTGCGGATAAATTATATCCTTAACCATGTAAGGATTATCAGTAATTATACTATCCACCTTTAAATCAATCATTTTCTTAATTAAACTCTGCTCATTAATAGTCCATACAAAAACTTGTTTTCCTCTTTCATGAATATTATTAACAACATTCTTATTTACAAAGTTTGATTCAATACCGTATATATCAATATAATCTAAATCATAAAACTTGCTATATGTAACCTTTGTCATAAAACAGGTTACTATCTTGGAGTCTAGTTCTTTTACTCTTCTTAATATCTCTTTATTCGAAGATGCTATTATACATTGGTTTTCTATTTTATTTGTTTTTACTAAATTAACAACTTTTTCTTCTATATTGCTATTTATATTATTGTCGTGTTTCATTTCTATGATC
This genomic window from Clostridium cylindrosporum DSM 605 contains:
- the rarD gene encoding EamA family transporter RarD yields the protein MISRTKMGVIYATLSYLLWGILPLYWKAINNVAPFEILANRIFWAFIFVGILLMRNGQLKELIEVIKNKRSLLFISLSAAMVTVNWGLYIWAVNSNHIVESSLGYYMNPLIVVFFGVIFLKEKLTKGQIAALILATTGVLVLTFQYGKVPWISIALAVTFALYGLLKKLTNAGSMVSLGIETALVTPFALIYIITRQINGIGAFGNITAFQTILLVCSGIVTATPLILFAKGAKRIPLSTLGFIQYISPTMSLLLGIFLFHEKFTIVHLISFGFIWLSLLVYSISETKFVKKEKKGDIVS